The Megalops cyprinoides isolate fMegCyp1 chromosome 22, fMegCyp1.pri, whole genome shotgun sequence genome contains a region encoding:
- the fam13a gene encoding LOW QUALITY PROTEIN: protein FAM13A (The sequence of the model RefSeq protein was modified relative to this genomic sequence to represent the inferred CDS: inserted 2 bases in 1 codon; deleted 2 bases in 2 codons; substituted 2 bases at 2 genomic stop codons): MRTWIKNCCLNKKQSSALQDGLLSIAQEVCAVSSLARAISSHEDERPISPFYLSIPLLSAPRKANSANFLQRTVRLAVEQHLFATQTCEVRDETSDARGGQRSQEYELTLLGFLPELDQHRRPQWEQREGTNKNVPSEAGQGWEEERVQGGRSQRAKHRDGQQSSADCFDDSTEQNYRASTDMMEINQDERRDPKENDSALLPQSSAMKIQETASSGSDPGKAQKHADGDGCEEVPRLDLSALTEKGSWEDPMPAYSSWQRESMDCKEAHLSPPCRGPIIRQLLEEDSDPMLSPRFYANGHSQQYLDDPEVPPSPPNTHSFLSRQRSSSLGSCEDDQEELTSAHSPRRFTAXRRRSADSKRKFEEERKIQASHSDKAANPEVLRWMNELSNLRKELKEYKLKKSEDDLPPLLRERSNTLPKSFGSQLEKEGPXQKVATPPVEITLEAVQQRLQEKRRRRTTRGLKDMTQEQIAAEKLALQKALLHYEGIHARPVTKNERQIMKPLYDRYRXSSRFFAKPPPIQLIGSPSSKCLLLQPIIEGEPALFFDEIKEEEDGSEDDTQTHIPVTMTIKPELQMLGFLDCLEQEVDRFISPIDELSPSKNSTDMRLSNLHSATMQELVKQFQEARKDKRRICKSLKEFEDEFFQKNRRNVQKGDRSPLAEKYNEYKHIKAKLKLLHVLISKRDSSKFI; the protein is encoded by the exons cTCACATGAAGATGAGAGACCAATATCTCCATTTTACTTGAG CATACCCCTCTTGTCTGCCCCCCGGAAGGCCAACTCGGCAAA TTTTCTACAGAGGACAGTGAGGTTGGCTGTGGAGCAGCACCTCTTTGCTACACAAACATGTGAGGTCAGAGATGAGACTTCAGATGCGCGTGGAGGTCAGCGTTCACAGGAGTACGAATTGACCTTGCTTGGCTTTCTGCCTGAGCTGGATCAGCATCGCCGTCCCCAGTGGGAGCAGAG GGAAGGCACCAATAAGAACGTGCCCTCAGAAGCTGGCCAaggctgggaggaggagagagtgcaggGTGGCCGCAGTCAACGAGCTAAGCACAGGGATGGCCAGCAGTCCTCTGCT gaCTGTTTTGATGACTCAACAGAACAAAATTACAGAGCAAGCACTGATATGATGGAAATAAATCAAGATGAAAG AAGAGATCCGAAAGAAAATGACTCAGCACTTTTGCCACAG AGCTCAGCAATGAAAATCCAGGAGACTGCTAGCAGTGGCAGTGACCCAGGCAAAGCTCAGAAACATGCCGATGGAGACGGCTGTGAGGAGGTACCCAGGCTGGATCTGTCAGCTTTAACGGAGAAGGGCAGCTGGGAAG ATCCCATGCCAGCATACTCCTCTtggcagagggagagcatgGACTGCAAAGAGGCTCATCTCTCCCCGCCTTGCAGGGGGCCGATAATTCGGCAGCTTTTAGAGGAAGACAGTGACCCTATGTTATCCCCACGCTTCTATGCAAACGGACACAGCCAGCAGTACCTGGACGACCCAGAGGTCCCACCCTCTCCACCCAATACTCACTCCTTCCTGAG CCGTCAGCGGAGTTCGTCTCTGGGTTCCTGCGAGGATGACCAAGAGGAGCTGACCTCTGCACACTCTCCAAGAAGATTCACAGCCTGAAGAAGAAGATCAGCAGATTCTAAGAGAAAGTTTGAGGAGGAGCGGAAAATACAGG ccTCTCACAGTGACAAAGCAGCAAACCCAGAAGTGTTGCGATGGATGAATGAACTCTCCAATCTACGCAAGGAACTTAAAG AGTACAAACTGAAGAAGTCTGAGGATGATCTGCCA CCCCTCCTTCGTGAGCGCAGTAACACACTGCCCAAAAGCTTCGGCTcgcagctggagaaggagggcCC GCAGAAGGTGGCCACACCACCAGTGGAGATCACCCTGGAGGCAGTT cagcagaggctgcaggagaaaaggaggaggcGGACGACCAGAGGACTTAAG GATATGACACAGGAACAGATTGCAGCAGAGAAATTGGCCCTACAGAAGGCTCTCCTGCACTATGAGGGTATCCACGCCAGACC GGTCACGAAGAACGAGAGACAGATCATGAAGCCACTGTATGACAGATATCGTTAGTCAAGCAGATTCTTTGCAAAGCCTCCACCAATCCAGCTCATT GGTTCTCCCTCCAGCAAGTGCCTTCTGCTCCAGCCTATTATTGAGGGCGAGCCAGCTCTGTTCTTCGATGAAATCAAG gaggaagaggacgggTCTGAGGATGACACGCAAACCCACATCCCTGTCACCATGACAATCAAGCCTGAGCTGCAAATGCTGGGCTTCCTGGACTGTCTGGAGCAGGAAGTGGATAGATTCATCTCTCCCATTGATGAGCTCTCACCTTCCAAGAACAGCACAGACATGAGGCTGTCCAACCTGCACTCTGCCACCAT GCAGGAGCTAGTGAAGCAGTTCCAGGAGGCCCGCAAGGATAAGAGGAGGATATGCAAAAGCCTCAAAGAATTTGAAGATGAATTTttccagaaaaacagaag GAATGTGCAGAAAGGAGACCGCTCTCCCTTGGCTGAGAAGTACAATGAATACAAGCATATCAAAGCCAAGCTCAAGCTCCTACATGTTCTCATCAGCAAAAGAGACTCTTCCAAGTTCATCTGA